From Solibacillus isronensis, the proteins below share one genomic window:
- a CDS encoding metallophosphoesterase — MVIISIIGIACISVLLYMYKEAHENNIRSHEVKANGDSETIHLFFISDTHARKINEAMIDSIDQNIQAVLIGGDFVDRRTSEDTVLHNIRMLKKLGPTYFIWGNNDVEFGEQKLRQLLKDHQIHIIENGSIKLESKNDMSVSAVSYRPGEQNIQRAIEQCEEKNTVFIAHNPELFGKVHKQFQPLLSIGAHLHGGQIRLGKFGLQPHGYFKKIKNRYELVSNGYGTTLVPLRLCAKPESHFITIKFEQDELK, encoded by the coding sequence ATGGTCATAATAAGTATTATCGGAATCGCCTGTATTTCAGTGCTTCTCTATATGTATAAGGAAGCGCATGAAAATAATATCCGGTCACATGAAGTGAAAGCAAATGGCGATAGTGAAACAATCCATCTATTTTTTATATCGGATACGCATGCGCGCAAAATTAATGAGGCGATGATTGATTCGATTGATCAAAATATACAAGCTGTCCTCATAGGGGGAGATTTTGTTGATCGTCGGACTTCTGAAGACACAGTGCTTCATAATATACGTATGCTTAAAAAACTTGGCCCTACCTATTTTATATGGGGGAATAATGATGTCGAATTCGGTGAACAAAAGCTGCGTCAACTACTGAAAGACCATCAAATCCATATTATAGAGAATGGGTCAATCAAGCTCGAAAGCAAAAATGATATGTCAGTCAGCGCGGTTTCATATCGTCCAGGGGAGCAGAACATCCAGCGTGCAATCGAGCAATGCGAAGAAAAGAACACCGTTTTCATTGCACATAATCCGGAGTTGTTCGGCAAAGTACATAAGCAGTTTCAGCCACTGCTCAGTATTGGGGCACATTTACATGGCGGGCAAATCCGCCTTGGGAAATTTGGACTGCAGCCGCACGGATATTTTAAAAAAATCAAAAACCGGTATGAACTTGTCAGTAACGGGTATGGTACGACTCTTGTCCCGTTGCGCCTCTGCGCTAAGCCGGAAAGTCATTTTATTACAATTAAATTTGAACAAGATGAATTGAAATGA